The Microbacterium phyllosphaerae region GCACTCGCTGCACCGCGACAAGCCCGAGGAGACCATCCGACAGCTGGAAGAGGCACTCGCATGAGCACGTTCGATCCGACCGCGTTCCTCCCCGACGATCTGCTCGAGCGCATCCGCGAACGGGCGCCGATCCACGACCGCGACAACACGTTCCCGCAGCAGGACCTCGATGAGCTCCGCGACGCGGGCTACCTCTCGATCCTCGTGCCGACCGAACGCGGGGGCGCGGGCCTGGGTCTCGCCGAGGCGGCGATCCTGCAGCAGCGCCTCGCCACGGCGGCGCCGGCGACGGCCCTCGCCATCAACATGCACCTCGTCTGGACGGGCGTCGCCAAGGTCTTCTCCGACCGCGGCGTCCCCGGCCTCGACTTCGTGCAGGACGGCGCGGTCGCCGGCGAGGTCTTCGCGTTCGGCATCAGCGAGGGCGGCAACGACCTCGTGCTGTTCGGCAGCGACACGGATGCCGTGCCGACCGCCGACGGCGGCTACTCCTTCACCGGCACCAAGATCTTCACCTCGCTCGCGCCCGTCTGGACGCGGCTCGGCCTGCACGGACTCGACACCACGAGCCCCGACGCCCCCAAGCTCGTGTTCGCCTTCGTCGAGCGCACCGATGCGGTCGTCACGGGTGACGACTGGGACACCCTCGGCATGCGCGGGACGCAGAGCAGGACGACCCGCCTGAACGGGGCAGTCGCCGATGCCGCCCACGTGGTGCGCCGCATCGATCCGGGCCCGAACCCCGACCCCATCGTGTTCGGCATCTTCTCGGTCTTCGAGATCCTGCTCGCCTCGGTGTACACCGGCATTGCGCGACGCGCGCTCGACCTCGCGGTCGAGACCGCCCAGAAGCGCCGCTCGAAGAAGACGGGCGCCGCCTACAGCCAGGACCCCGACATCCGCTGGCGGATCGCCGATATGGGCCTCGCGTACGACGCCCTGCCGCCACAGATCGCCGCACTCGCCCGCGACGTCGACGAGAAGGTCGACAACGGCGCCCGCTGGTTCACCCTGCTCTCGGGAGTCAAACACCGCGCCATCACCATGTCGAAGCACGTCGTCGATCAGGCCATGCTCGTCGCGGGCGGCGGCTCGTACTTCTCGTCGAACGAGCTCTCGCGCTTGTACCGCGATGTGCTGGCGGGGGCCTTCCACCCGTCCGACCCGGAGTCGGCGCACGCCACCGCGGCGAGCGCGTGGCTGGGACCGCTGGAGTCCTAACCCCGGTATTCTGCGGTTTCCCCGTCAGAGAACGAGAAATTCTGCGGAATCGGTTGAAGAGAGCCCGCTCCGGTGCGAGGATCGCATCATGGCGTCCTCGAAGAAGCACCCCCCACTGGATGATGTCGCGAAGACGATCATCGAGCTGCTCCAGGAGGATGGGCGCCGCTCGTACTCCGACATCGGCCGCGAGGTGGGCCTGAGCGAGGCCGCCGTGCGGCAGCGTGTGCAGCGCCTCACCGAGTCCGGTGTCATGCAGATCGTCGCGGTCACCGACCCGATGCAGCTGGGCTTTCCCCGGCAGGCGATGATCGGCATCCGGGTCTCCGGGGACACCCGGATCGTCGCCGAGGCCATCGCCGAGATCCCCGCGATCGACTACGTCGTGATCACGGTCGGATCCTTCGACATCCTCGCCGAGGTCGTCTGCGAGGACGACGAAGACCTGCTCGCCATGATCAACGACCACATCCGCCCGATCGACGGGGTGCTGTCGACCGAGACCTTCATCTACGCCAAGCTGCAGAAGCAGCTCTACAACTGGGGGACCAGATGAGCACGCAACGCACGACACCGTCCGAGGCCGAACTCCAGGCGATGGCCAAGGACCATCTGTGGATGCACTTCACGCGACAGTCCACGATGGAGAAGAGCGGCGTCCCGATCATCGTCAAGGGCGACGGGCACCGCATCTGGGACTCGAAGGGCAAGGAGTACTTCGACGGCCTCGCCGGGCTCTTCGTCGTGAACGCCGGGCACGGTCGCCGTCGTCTCGCCGAGGCCGCCGCCAAGCAGGCATCCGAGCTCTCCTTCTTCCCGCTCTGGTCATACGCGCACCCCGCAGCGATCGAACTCGCCGACCGGCTCGCCGACGAGGCCCCCGGCGACCTCAACCGCGTGTTCTTCTCCACCGGCGGCGGCGAGGCCGTCGAGACCGCGTTCAAGCTCGCGAAGCACTACTGGAAGCTGCAGGGCAAGCCCACCAAGCACAAGGTCATCTCGCGCTCGGTCGCCTACCACGGCACCCCGCAGGGAGCCCTCGCGATCACCGGCATCCCTGCGATGAAGTCGATGTTCGAGCCGGTCACTCCCGGCGGCTTCCGAGTGCCGAACACCAACTTCTACCGCGCGGCCGAGATGGGCGGTCCGAGCGACGACCTCGAGGCCTTCGGGCGTTGGGCCGCCGACCGCATCGAGGAGATGATCCTGTTCGAGGGCGCAGACACGGTGGCCGCCGTCTTCCTCGAACCGGTGCAGAACTCTGGTGGATGCTTCCCGCCGCCTCCCGGCTACTTCGCCCGGGTGCGCGAGATCTGCGACCGCCACGATGTGCTGCTCGTCTCCGACGAGGTCATCTGCGCGTTCGGTCGACTCGGCCACACCTTCGCCTGCACCGGTCTCGGCTATGTGCCCGACATGATCACGTGCGCCAAGGGCATGACCAGCGGCTACTCGCCGATCGGCGCCACGGTCATCAGCGACCGGATCTACGAGCCCTTCTCGAAGGGCGACGTGTCGTTCCCGCACGGTTACACGTTCGGCGGGCACCCGGTCTCCGCCGCGGTCGCACTCGAGAACCTCGCGATCTTCGACGAGGAGGGACTCAACGAGCACGTGCGCGAGAACTCGCCGCTGTTCCGTGCCGAACTCGAGACGCTGCTCGACCTCCCGATCGTCGGAGACGTGCGCGGTGACGGCTACTTCTTCGGCATCGAGCTGGTGAAGGACAAGGCCACGAGGGAGACGTTCGACGACGACGAGTCCGAGCGACTGCTGCGCGGCTTCCTGTCGCCCGCCCTGTTCGAGGCCGGGCTCTACTGCCGCGCCGACGACCGCGGCGACCCCGTGATCCAGCTCGCGCCGCCGCTCACGATCGGCCCTGCCGAGTTCCGCGAGATCGGACAGATCCTGCGCGGCGTGCTCTCGGACGCGCAGTCGGTGCTCTAGCCCTCAGTCAGTTCGGGATCAGCCGGATGTCGCGGTGCGCCGCCTCGCGAGAAGTGCGAGGTGGAGCGCCGCGATCGTCTCGCCGTCGTCGAGGTCGGCTCCGAGCAGATCGCCGATCAGCGTGAGCCGCTGATAGAACACCGACCGAGACAGGTGGCTCGCCGCCGCTGCCGCCGAGCGATTGCCCGGGTGGGCGACGAGGGCTGCGAGCACGTCGAGCAGGTCGCCGCGGCGCTCACGATCGTGTCGGATCAGCGGCGACAGCATCCGCTCGCTGTGCTCATGCAGTCGGTGGTCGTCGCGCAGGGTCGCGACGAGCCGTTCGAGCGGGCGGTCGTCGACGCGGCGTACCCGGGCC contains the following coding sequences:
- a CDS encoding acyl-CoA dehydrogenase family protein, whose amino-acid sequence is MSTFDPTAFLPDDLLERIRERAPIHDRDNTFPQQDLDELRDAGYLSILVPTERGGAGLGLAEAAILQQRLATAAPATALAINMHLVWTGVAKVFSDRGVPGLDFVQDGAVAGEVFAFGISEGGNDLVLFGSDTDAVPTADGGYSFTGTKIFTSLAPVWTRLGLHGLDTTSPDAPKLVFAFVERTDAVVTGDDWDTLGMRGTQSRTTRLNGAVADAAHVVRRIDPGPNPDPIVFGIFSVFEILLASVYTGIARRALDLAVETAQKRRSKKTGAAYSQDPDIRWRIADMGLAYDALPPQIAALARDVDEKVDNGARWFTLLSGVKHRAITMSKHVVDQAMLVAGGGSYFSSNELSRLYRDVLAGAFHPSDPESAHATAASAWLGPLES
- a CDS encoding Lrp/AsnC family transcriptional regulator; the encoded protein is MASSKKHPPLDDVAKTIIELLQEDGRRSYSDIGREVGLSEAAVRQRVQRLTESGVMQIVAVTDPMQLGFPRQAMIGIRVSGDTRIVAEAIAEIPAIDYVVITVGSFDILAEVVCEDDEDLLAMINDHIRPIDGVLSTETFIYAKLQKQLYNWGTR
- a CDS encoding aspartate aminotransferase family protein, whose translation is MSTQRTTPSEAELQAMAKDHLWMHFTRQSTMEKSGVPIIVKGDGHRIWDSKGKEYFDGLAGLFVVNAGHGRRRLAEAAAKQASELSFFPLWSYAHPAAIELADRLADEAPGDLNRVFFSTGGGEAVETAFKLAKHYWKLQGKPTKHKVISRSVAYHGTPQGALAITGIPAMKSMFEPVTPGGFRVPNTNFYRAAEMGGPSDDLEAFGRWAADRIEEMILFEGADTVAAVFLEPVQNSGGCFPPPPGYFARVREICDRHDVLLVSDEVICAFGRLGHTFACTGLGYVPDMITCAKGMTSGYSPIGATVISDRIYEPFSKGDVSFPHGYTFGGHPVSAAVALENLAIFDEEGLNEHVRENSPLFRAELETLLDLPIVGDVRGDGYFFGIELVKDKATRETFDDDESERLLRGFLSPALFEAGLYCRADDRGDPVIQLAPPLTIGPAEFREIGQILRGVLSDAQSVL